A genomic region of Xanthomonas fragariae contains the following coding sequences:
- a CDS encoding SDR family oxidoreductase: protein MLSTTAAAQTQASAGGATRPAIQDPRTLYPRPPFNTPQQQWPGLASKMVPRPDHGENSYVGSGRLSGRKALITGGDSGIGRAAAIAFAREGADLAINYLPQEESDARDVIALIQAAGRKAVAIPGDLRSGAFCKQLVDKAAQQLGGLDILVNNAARQTAQKSILEIDDQQFDDTLKTNLYALFWVTRAAVRHLKPGAAIISTSSIVADDPPETLLDYGITKGGIVTFTKCLAKQLASKGIRVNAVAPGPYWTPLQPSGGQFPEALKTFGGDSPTGRPGQPAEIAPIYVLLASQESSFTTGSIFSSVGGRGNVG from the coding sequence GCGAGCGCAGGCGGTGCAACACGACCGGCAATCCAGGACCCGCGCACTCTGTATCCACGGCCACCGTTCAATACACCGCAGCAACAGTGGCCGGGCCTTGCATCCAAGATGGTGCCCAGGCCGGACCACGGCGAAAACAGTTATGTCGGCTCGGGCCGGCTGAGCGGGCGCAAAGCGTTAATTACTGGCGGCGATTCCGGCATCGGCCGCGCAGCGGCGATCGCGTTCGCGCGCGAAGGTGCGGACTTGGCAATCAACTATCTGCCGCAAGAAGAATCCGACGCGCGTGATGTCATCGCCTTGATCCAGGCCGCGGGCCGCAAAGCGGTGGCCATTCCCGGCGATCTGCGCAGTGGCGCGTTCTGCAAGCAACTGGTGGACAAGGCCGCGCAGCAGCTCGGCGGGCTCGATATTCTGGTCAACAACGCCGCACGGCAGACCGCGCAAAAATCGATTTTGGAGATCGACGATCAACAGTTCGACGACACGCTCAAGACCAATCTGTATGCATTGTTCTGGGTGACGCGCGCGGCGGTGCGGCATCTCAAACCCGGCGCGGCGATTATCAGCACCAGCTCGATCGTGGCCGACGATCCACCGGAAACCTTGCTGGATTACGGCATCACCAAAGGCGGCATCGTCACCTTTACCAAGTGCCTGGCAAAGCAACTGGCGTCCAAAGGCATACGCGTCAACGCGGTCGCCCCCGGCCCGTATTGGACGCCCTTGCAGCCCAGCGGTGGCCAATTCCCAGAGGCGCTCAAGACCTTCGGCGGCGACAGCCCGACCGGGCGCCCCGGGCAACCGGCAGAGATCGCGCCGATCTATGTGTTGCTGGCCTCGCAGGAATCCAGCTTCACCACTGGCAGCATCTTCAGCAGCGTCGGTGGGCGCGGCAACGTGGGCTGA